The Salinibaculum sp. SYNS191 genome has a window encoding:
- a CDS encoding RPA family protein: MSSTPTREVARRVFAREFNDATYTFKESDDERAPVYVLLPTGQRANRVFLVGTLTETEDVGEDSEYWQGRIVDPNGDTFFTYAGQYQPDAASMLRELEPPEYVAVVGKPRTYETEEGDVNVSVRPESISRVDEATRDRWVVETAERTLERIQAYSADDETIDEYVEMAHEEYDLDVGTYKRAVEEALASLEADEAEASAD; this comes from the coding sequence ATGTCGAGCACACCCACCCGCGAGGTCGCCCGCCGCGTCTTCGCACGCGAGTTCAACGACGCGACGTACACGTTCAAGGAGTCCGACGACGAGCGCGCGCCCGTCTACGTGCTGTTGCCGACCGGCCAGCGCGCCAACCGGGTGTTCCTCGTCGGCACGCTCACCGAGACCGAGGACGTCGGCGAGGACTCGGAGTACTGGCAGGGTCGCATCGTCGACCCCAACGGTGACACGTTCTTCACCTACGCCGGCCAGTACCAGCCCGACGCCGCCTCGATGCTCCGGGAACTCGAACCGCCGGAGTACGTCGCCGTGGTCGGCAAACCGCGGACCTACGAGACCGAGGAGGGCGACGTGAACGTCTCCGTCCGGCCCGAGTCCATCAGCCGGGTCGACGAGGCCACCCGCGACCGCTGGGTCGTCGAGACGGCCGAGCGCACCCTGGAGCGCATCCAGGCCTACAGCGCCGACGACGAGACCATCGACGAGTACGTCGAGATGGCCCACGAGGAGTACGACCTGGACGTCGGCACCTACAAGCGGGCCGTCGAGGAGGCACTCGCCAGCCTCGAAGCCGACGAGGCCGAAGCCAGCGCCGACTAG
- a CDS encoding replication factor A (Replication protein A protects and stabilize the intermediate ssDNA that is generated by the unwinding action of a DNA helicase at the replication fork. In addition, SSBs prevent the formation of secondary structures by single-stranded template DNA.): protein MTETDLRTHAEDIHDQFSDQLDIGVDDVEERLSTLVDDYKVPLDEARRSVTNTYLDEAGMDRDDLASSGGNEVKQVRDIDAPEEWIDLTAKVVDLWDATSDAVAQVGLLGDETGTVKFTKWSKSDLPTLEEGKVYSLRNVVTDEYQGRFSVKLNRTTTIEEVDEDIEVGDDAIEVEGALVDIQSGSGLIKRCPEEDCTRVLQNGRCSEHGEVEGEFDLRIKGVLDDGEDVHEVIFDQEATENLTGITLEQAKEMAMDALDTSVVADEMREKTLGRYYRVTGPTLGRYVLANETDQLTEPVDPEAVLIKARSI, encoded by the coding sequence ATGACTGAGACAGATTTGCGTACCCACGCGGAAGACATACACGACCAGTTTTCAGACCAGCTCGACATCGGCGTCGACGACGTCGAGGAGCGGCTGAGCACGCTCGTCGACGACTACAAGGTGCCCCTCGACGAGGCGCGCCGGAGCGTCACCAACACCTACCTCGACGAGGCGGGGATGGACCGCGACGACCTGGCCAGCAGCGGCGGCAACGAGGTCAAGCAGGTCCGGGACATCGACGCCCCGGAGGAGTGGATAGACCTCACGGCGAAGGTCGTCGACCTCTGGGACGCCACCAGCGACGCCGTCGCCCAGGTCGGCCTGCTCGGCGACGAGACCGGGACCGTGAAGTTCACCAAGTGGTCGAAATCCGACCTCCCGACCCTCGAAGAGGGGAAGGTGTACAGCCTCCGGAACGTCGTCACCGACGAGTACCAGGGTCGCTTCTCGGTGAAGCTCAACCGAACCACGACCATCGAGGAGGTCGACGAGGACATCGAGGTCGGCGACGACGCCATCGAGGTCGAGGGCGCGCTCGTGGACATCCAGTCCGGGTCGGGTCTCATCAAGCGCTGCCCCGAGGAGGACTGCACGCGCGTGCTCCAGAACGGCCGCTGTTCGGAACACGGCGAGGTCGAGGGCGAGTTCGACCTCCGCATCAAGGGCGTGCTCGACGACGGCGAGGACGTCCACGAGGTCATCTTCGACCAGGAGGCGACCGAGAACCTCACCGGTATCACGCTGGAGCAGGCAAAGGAGATGGCCATGGACGCGCTCGATACGTCCGTCGTCGCCGACGAGATGCGCGAGAAGACGCTCGGCCGGTACTACCGGGTGACCGGGCCGACGCTCGGGCGCTACGTCCTGGCGAACGAGACCGACCAGCTGACCGAACCCGTCGACCCTGAAGCTGTCCTCATCAAAGCGAGGTCGATATAA
- a CDS encoding DUF7091 family protein: MTDRDRLRRFLRTTLYSAGKQYEEARRAYASARTSALAELPTDGDGRARIVCRRHAEQRAVHLDADARPECFDAGHPDCEGCVEDIRDGLVETW; this comes from the coding sequence ATGACCGACCGGGACCGGCTCCGTCGCTTCCTGCGGACCACGCTCTACAGCGCAGGCAAGCAGTACGAGGAGGCCAGGCGCGCCTACGCCAGCGCCCGGACGAGCGCCCTCGCGGAGTTGCCCACCGACGGCGACGGCCGCGCGCGCATCGTCTGTCGCCGCCACGCCGAGCAGCGCGCGGTCCACCTCGACGCGGACGCCCGCCCGGAGTGTTTCGACGCCGGTCACCCCGACTGCGAGGGCTGCGTCGAGGACATCCGCGACGGCCTCGTCGAGACGTGGTAG
- a CDS encoding mannose-1-phosphate guanylyltransferase, with the protein MDRPLVAVVLAGGTGTRLYPATSTDRPKQFRSFGGDRSLLARTVDRAGFADETYVLTRPDYADAVHDHAPGAGVLTEPEPKDTGPALVYAAHRIREQVGDCAILALPSDHLVEGDFATTARTAATVAVETEGLVTVGIEPTRPATGYGYIDPGPSADGYAPVERFVEKPDAETAESFLDAGYLWNAGIFAWTPAALLSAARDSPLAPLVAALDEGDPDRGFAAVESVSVDNAVLETADDVYVVPAGFDWDDIGSWDALGRILDTDADGNATLGDALAVDATNCVLATDGQVSVVGVEDLVVASFDGRTLVVPRDQAQRVRDVVARRRE; encoded by the coding sequence ATGGACAGGCCGCTGGTCGCCGTCGTCCTCGCCGGGGGCACCGGCACGCGACTCTACCCCGCCACCAGCACGGACCGGCCGAAACAGTTCCGCTCGTTCGGCGGCGACCGCTCGCTGCTCGCCCGGACCGTCGACCGCGCGGGCTTCGCCGACGAGACGTACGTCCTGACCCGCCCCGACTACGCCGACGCGGTCCACGACCACGCCCCGGGGGCCGGCGTGCTGACCGAACCCGAACCGAAGGACACCGGGCCGGCACTCGTCTACGCCGCCCACCGAATCCGCGAGCAGGTCGGGGACTGCGCCATCCTCGCACTCCCCAGCGACCACCTCGTGGAGGGCGACTTCGCCACGACAGCGCGGACGGCTGCGACCGTCGCCGTCGAGACGGAGGGGCTGGTTACCGTCGGCATCGAACCGACGCGCCCGGCGACGGGCTACGGCTACATCGACCCCGGCCCGTCGGCCGACGGCTACGCGCCGGTCGAGCGGTTCGTGGAGAAACCCGATGCAGAGACGGCCGAGTCGTTCCTTGACGCGGGCTACCTCTGGAACGCCGGCATCTTCGCGTGGACGCCGGCGGCGCTGCTGTCGGCCGCGCGCGACTCCCCGCTGGCCCCGCTCGTGGCGGCGCTGGACGAGGGCGACCCCGACCGCGGGTTCGCGGCGGTCGAGTCAGTGAGCGTCGACAACGCCGTCCTGGAGACGGCCGACGACGTCTACGTCGTCCCCGCTGGATTCGACTGGGACGACATCGGCTCGTGGGACGCGCTCGGCCGGATTCTCGACACGGATGCCGACGGCAACGCGACGCTCGGCGACGCACTCGCCGTCGACGCGACGAACTGCGTCCTCGCGACGGACGGACAGGTCAGCGTCGTCGGCGTCGAGGACCTCGTCGTCGCCAGTTTCGACGGGCGGACGCTGGTCGTGCCCCGCGACCAGGCCCAGCGCGTGCGCGACGTGGTCGCCCGCAGGCGGGAGTGA